In Alcaligenes faecalis, the sequence CTCAACAACGCATCGCACCGCAACGTCCACAAGGCGAAGCCATCGAGGCCTCGGAGCTGGGCCGTATCGCCCAAGCCGCCACCATGGCCGAGCAACAGTACCGTGCGCTGGAAAGCGACTGGCATGATGCCCGCGAAGCCGTCGCCCGCACCCAGACCCGTCTGGAACAGGCCCAGGCTGAAGCCAATAGCCTGGAACAGCAATGGGCTGACCCGCAACGCCAGCAAGCGCAGCAGGAGCGCGAACAGCAGTGGGGGCAATTACGCCTGCAACGCGAGCAGCAACTGGCTGATCAAAAGGCGTTGGAAGCCGAACTGGCCGCCTTGCCCGTCTCGGTTCTGGAGCAGGACCTGCAACGTTTGGAGCGCAGCGCCCAGCAGCAGGAGCAAAGCTATAACGAGGCCCGTCTGGCCGCCCAACTGGTGCAAACCAAGCTGGAAACCCACGGAGCGCAAGGTCTGGAAGAACAAATCGACCAGACCTCACTACGTCTGCACGATTGCCAACGCCGTTGTGCCACTTACGAGCGCCGTGTCGCGGCCCTGCGCCTCTTGCTGACCGTTCTGCGAGAGCAACGCAACGCCTTGACCCAGCAATTGCACGAGCCTCTACAAAAGCACATCAACCACTATCTGCGCCTGCTTCTGGGCAAGGCACGGGTGGAGCTGGACGAGTATCTGGCCCCTCGCTGGCTGCAACGCGATAGCGGGCAGGGGTTAGCTGACGATATTGATGGCCTGAGCTTTGGCGCACGCGAGCAAATCGGCCTGATTGCCCGTCTGGCCTATGCGGATTTGCTGCAACAGGCAGGCCGTCCTACCTTGCTGATTCTGGATGACGTGCTGGTCCACAGTGACAACGATCGCCTGGGGGCCATGAAGCGCATTATTCACGACGCCGCCCAGCGCCATCAGATCCTGCTTTTCACCTGCCAGGCCGATAAGTGGATGGACATGGGTGTTGCGCTACGGCCCGTCCCGCAAGGCGTACAATAGGCGTTTTGAATTTTGTCCGGAGTCCAGCCTTGTCTGAAAACGCTACGATTGCACGCCCCTCGGGTCGATCCGCTGCACAATGCCGTCCTATCGAACTGGTGACCGGTTTTACCCGTCACGCCGAAGGCTCGGTACTGATCCGCTTGGGTGAAACCCATGTTCTGTGCAATGCCAGCGTGCTCGACAAAGTTCCTCCCTTTCTGAAAGGCAAGGAACAGGGCTGGGTCACGGCGGAATACGGCATGTTGCCTCGTTCCACGCACACTCGCTCGGACCGTGAAGCCGCCCGTGGCAAACAAAATGGCCGCACTCAGGAAATCCAGCGTCTGATCGGCCGCAGCCTGCGCGCCGTCTTCGATCTGAAAGCTCTGGGCGAGCGCACCATTCACATTGACTGCGACGTGCTGCAAGCCGACGGCGGCACCCGCTGCGCCAGCATCACGGGCGCCTGGGTTGCAGCCAGCCTGGCCGTACGTAGCCTGCAAGAGCAGG encodes:
- the rph gene encoding ribonuclease PH, with translation MSENATIARPSGRSAAQCRPIELVTGFTRHAEGSVLIRLGETHVLCNASVLDKVPPFLKGKEQGWVTAEYGMLPRSTHTRSDREAARGKQNGRTQEIQRLIGRSLRAVFDLKALGERTIHIDCDVLQADGGTRCASITGAWVAASLAVRSLQEQGKLQASPILDQLAAVSVGVFESNPVLDLDYLEDSACGVDMNIVMTGSGNLVEVQGTAEGQTFARPTLNRLLDLAEQGIAELMQAQKQALQG